One Castanea sativa cultivar Marrone di Chiusa Pesio chromosome 4, ASM4071231v1 DNA window includes the following coding sequences:
- the LOC142631001 gene encoding acetyl-CoA-benzylalcohol acetyltransferase-like, translating to MKVQIISRKLIKPATPTPPHLKSFKSSSIDQLAPQTYVPFIVYYHANGDDNENDGRRKRLQKSLSEILTLYYPLAGRYIKDKQLVDCNDEGVEYLEVQVSGKLDQILQGELKPELLNPLVPNAMPSATTPLAFVQVNMFDCRGLAIVLLFAHFIADGISATTFFNAWATSCKAGRINEVIHPRFDLASFFPPKENVIPAKPPKNRGAPIIARRFVFNGAAITSLKAIAKGGACDSDQLLTKRQPSRVMVVTALIWKALIAVAQAKHGHFRASILCHSLNLRKRTALPIPDNSFGNFYMLANARFGGDREGNVELHELVGSLHDSIRNVLDDCKKPQNGDDLVSMMTNSLREVDEELERGETDIFMFTSWCRFCVYEADFGWGKPTWLSSIAVPIEMVGLQDTKDGDGIEAWVSLHEKAMLLFQNYPQIKAFTSQI from the coding sequence ATGAAAGTTCAAATCATATCAAGAAAGTTGATAAAACCAGCAACTCCAACTCCACCGCACCTGAAGAGTTTCAAATCATCATCCATAGACCAGCTTGCTCCTCAAACATATGTGCCATTTATTGTTTACTACCATGCCAATGGGGACGACAATGAAAATGATGGAAGGAGGAAGCGTTTGCAGAAATCACTTTCAGAAATCTTAACCCTCTATTACCCTTTAGCTGGTAGATACATCAAAGATAAGCAACTAGTTGACTGTAATGATGAGGGGGTGGAATACTTGGAAGTCCAAGTAAGTGGCAAGCTTGATCAAATTCTCCAAGGAGAACTCAAACCTGAGCTGTTGAATCCTCTTGTTCCGAATGCAATGCCCTCTGCAACTACTCCTTTAGCATTTGTTCAAGTCAACATGTTTGATTGCAGAGGCCTAGCCATTGTGTTGCTCTTTGCGCATTTCATAGCCGATGGAATTTCAGCGACTACGTTTTTCAATGCATGGGCTACATCATGCAAAGCTGGAAGGATCAATGAAGTGATTCACCCAAGATTCGACCTCGCTTCTTTCTTCCCACCAAAAGAAAATGTTATACCTGCAAAGCCCCCTAAGAATCGTGGAGCTCCAATCATCGCGAGAAGGTTTGTGTTCAATGGGGCTGCAATAACAAGCCTAAAAGCCATTGCCAAAGGTGGTGCTTGTGATTCTGATCAATTACTAACAAAACGCCAGCCTTCACGGGTAATGGTAGTGACAGCATTAATATGGAAGGCTCTCATTGCTGTGGCTCAAGCTAAACATGGGCACTTTAGGGCCTCTATTTTGTGTCATTCACTGAACCTGCGCAAAAGGACAGCTCTGCCAATACCAGATAACTCCTTTGGAAATTTCTACATGCTGGCAAATGCTCGATTTGGTGGAGATAGAGAAGGCAATGTGGAGTTGCATGAATTGGTGGGTTCACTTCATGATTCAATAAGGAATGTGCTTGATGACTGTAAAAAACCACAAAATGGGGATGATTTGGTTTCCATGATGACTAACTCCTTGAGAGAGGTTGATGAAGAACTTGAAAGAGGTGAGACCGATATATTTATGTTCACTAGCTGGTGCCGATTCTGTGTGTATGAAGCGGATTTTGGTTGGGGAAAGCCTACTTGGTTGAGCAGTATAGCCGTTCCTATAGAAATGGTTGGTCTGCAAGACACCAAAGATGGTGATGGAATTGAGGCATGGGTGAGTTTGCACGAAAAAGCTATGCTTCTATTTCAGAATTATCCACAGATTAAAGCCTTTACCTCCCAAATCTAG